The following are encoded together in the Juglans microcarpa x Juglans regia isolate MS1-56 chromosome 2D, Jm3101_v1.0, whole genome shotgun sequence genome:
- the LOC121250722 gene encoding two-pore potassium channel 3-like isoform X2 yields MDESLLSKTGVEEDSIRPSPRREFPSSYLDLGLGPSRRQSAAHLITSDAIIPIITTPKSGSYVNLIANLNLNLNKKRRLARRSHSAPSVFTDIREDFHASFEPKPTKRSTPFIVRQAFIGVVLYVILVVTIFMISGNFKGHTTFRPVDALYFTVVTLCTIGQEAVLLSAVDENKFNSMVKAYMVDTEKGRMRIRIKVGLALAVVIGCIAIGTITVHFIEDMSWVDSFYFSVTSVTTVGYGDFAFTTITGRCFAVIWLLVSTLAVARAFLYLTELRIDKRNRRIAKWVLQKKITVGDLVAADLDNDGSISKAEFVIYKLKEMGKISEKDILQIGKQFDLLDSSNCGKITLADLMEGE; encoded by the exons ATGGATGAATCTCTTCTCTCAAAGACAGGAGTAGAAGAAGACTCTATTCGGCCATCACCAAGGAGAGAATTTCCTTCCAGCTACCTTGATCTTGGTCTTGGTCCCTCCCGACGCCAATCGGCGGCACATCTCATCACCAGCGATGCCATTATTCCCATCATCACAACCCCCAAGTCCGGTTCCTATGTAAACCTCATAGccaacttgaacttgaacttgaacaaaAAGAGAAGACTGGCACGGCGCTCCCACTCCGCTCCGTCGGTGTTCACCGACATCCGTGAAGATTTCCATGCTTCCTTCGAGCCCAAACCCACCAAAAGATCAACCCCTTTCATCGTCCGGCAAGCCTTTATCGGCGTGGTTCTGTACGTCATACTCGTAGttacaatatttatgataaGTGGGAATTTCAAGGGTCATACCACATTCAGGCCAGTGGATGCATTGTACTTCACTGTGGTCACACTCTGCACAATTGG ACAAGAGGCAGTGTTATTGAGCGCAGTGGATGAGAATAAGTTCAACTCCATGGTTAAAGCATACATGGTGGATACAGAGAAAGGGAGAATGAGAATAAGGATTAAAGTAGGGTTGGCTTTGGCGGTTGTGATTGGGTGTATTGCTATAGGGACAATTACGGTACACTTCATCGAGGATATGAGTTGGGTTGACAGCTTTTATTTCTCAGTCACATCCGTGACAACGGTAGGTTATGGGGATTTCGCTTTTACTACGATTACAGGGAGGTGTTTCGCAGTAATTTGGCTGTTAGTTAGCACATTAGCCGTTGCCAGGGCGTTTCTGTACCTGACTGAGCTTAGGATTGACAAGAGGAATCGCAGAATTGCAAAATGGGTACTGCAGAAGAAGATTACAGTTGGGGATTTGGTAGCTGCAGACCTCGATAATGACGGCTCTATCAG TAAAGCTGAATTCGTGATTTACAAGCTTAAGGAGATGGGAAAGATATCAGAGAAAGACATCCTGCAGATTGGCAAACAATTTGATTTGCTGGATAGTAGCAATTGTGGCAAAATTACTCTGGCTGATCTCATGGAAGGCGAGTGA
- the LOC121250722 gene encoding two-pore potassium channel 3-like isoform X1, translated as MDESLLSKTGVEEDSIRPSPRREFPSSYLDLGLGPSRRQSAAHLITSDAIIPIITTPKSGSYVNLIANLNLNLNKKRRLARRSHSAPSVFTDIREDFHASFEPKPTKRSTPFIVRQAFIGVVLYVILVVTIFMISGNFKGHTTFRPVDALYFTVVTLCTIGYGDIVPDSTFTKLFTCVFILVGFGFVDILLNGLVTYICDRQEAVLLSAVDENKFNSMVKAYMVDTEKGRMRIRIKVGLALAVVIGCIAIGTITVHFIEDMSWVDSFYFSVTSVTTVGYGDFAFTTITGRCFAVIWLLVSTLAVARAFLYLTELRIDKRNRRIAKWVLQKKITVGDLVAADLDNDGSISKAEFVIYKLKEMGKISEKDILQIGKQFDLLDSSNCGKITLADLMEGE; from the exons ATGGATGAATCTCTTCTCTCAAAGACAGGAGTAGAAGAAGACTCTATTCGGCCATCACCAAGGAGAGAATTTCCTTCCAGCTACCTTGATCTTGGTCTTGGTCCCTCCCGACGCCAATCGGCGGCACATCTCATCACCAGCGATGCCATTATTCCCATCATCACAACCCCCAAGTCCGGTTCCTATGTAAACCTCATAGccaacttgaacttgaacttgaacaaaAAGAGAAGACTGGCACGGCGCTCCCACTCCGCTCCGTCGGTGTTCACCGACATCCGTGAAGATTTCCATGCTTCCTTCGAGCCCAAACCCACCAAAAGATCAACCCCTTTCATCGTCCGGCAAGCCTTTATCGGCGTGGTTCTGTACGTCATACTCGTAGttacaatatttatgataaGTGGGAATTTCAAGGGTCATACCACATTCAGGCCAGTGGATGCATTGTACTTCACTGTGGTCACACTCTGCACAATTGGGTATGGAGATATTGTTCCAGACTCCACATTTACAAAGCTGTTTACTTGCGTTTTCATTTTAGTTGGTTTTGGATTCGTTGACATTCTACTCAATGGGTTGGTAACATACATTTGTGACAGACAAGAGGCAGTGTTATTGAGCGCAGTGGATGAGAATAAGTTCAACTCCATGGTTAAAGCATACATGGTGGATACAGAGAAAGGGAGAATGAGAATAAGGATTAAAGTAGGGTTGGCTTTGGCGGTTGTGATTGGGTGTATTGCTATAGGGACAATTACGGTACACTTCATCGAGGATATGAGTTGGGTTGACAGCTTTTATTTCTCAGTCACATCCGTGACAACGGTAGGTTATGGGGATTTCGCTTTTACTACGATTACAGGGAGGTGTTTCGCAGTAATTTGGCTGTTAGTTAGCACATTAGCCGTTGCCAGGGCGTTTCTGTACCTGACTGAGCTTAGGATTGACAAGAGGAATCGCAGAATTGCAAAATGGGTACTGCAGAAGAAGATTACAGTTGGGGATTTGGTAGCTGCAGACCTCGATAATGACGGCTCTATCAG TAAAGCTGAATTCGTGATTTACAAGCTTAAGGAGATGGGAAAGATATCAGAGAAAGACATCCTGCAGATTGGCAAACAATTTGATTTGCTGGATAGTAGCAATTGTGGCAAAATTACTCTGGCTGATCTCATGGAAGGCGAGTGA